A segment of the Arachis hypogaea cultivar Tifrunner chromosome 5, arahy.Tifrunner.gnm2.J5K5, whole genome shotgun sequence genome:
CACCCTGATAAGAACAAGTCTGTTGGTGCAGATGGGGCCTTTAAACTTATTTCAGAGGCGTGGAGTTTACTATCAGATAAGTCTAGAAGGGCAGCATATGATgagaagagaaaaacaaaagccgGGAAAGTTTCATCGAAGTTTGGAGGTTCATCAGCAGCAACAGGGGCTAATGGCAGTTACAATTTTGCTAAGACTGCCCCTTCAAGTGCAAGGACTCAGAAGAATACTACGAAAGAACACTCCTCATCTTCTACCCATAAGCCAAAAGGAAATACATTTTGGACGGTTTGCCACAGATGCAAAATGCAGTATGAGTATCTACGAGTCTATCTTAACCTTAAACTCTTGTGTCCCAATTGCCATGAGGCATTTTTGGCTGTAGAAACTGCTCCTCCACCTTCAAGCGGTATTAGACCTGCAGCTTCATGGGACTTTTCACATCAGAAGAATCGTCAAGGACCTAATAAAAGCAAATCTCATACTGGAAAGAACATGGCAGCTCCAAACGTCGGGGCGGGGAAAAACCATAGCAATGCTGATTTCCAGTGGGCTCCATTCTCAAAAACATCTGGTGTTTCTAATGTTGCTCAAGCTGCAAGTGTTGTTCAGCAGGCCTATGATAAGGTGAAGCGAGAACGTGAGGAGGCACAAGCAGCTACCAAAAGGGAAGAGGCCTTAAGAAGGAAGCAGCATGGTTCTAAAAAGGGTTACTTCAATTCTGGTAAGAGAAAAAGGGGGGGCATGGAGGATGTCAATGGTAAGGAACCTGTAAAtcgaatgggagtgggaaatggaGCAGTAGGAGCATATGCAAGAGATTTTTCCCCAGCAGAACTGCAGGATATTCTTATGGATAAAGCTAGAAAAGAAATTAGCGATAAACTCAGGGAAATTCGGTCAAATACTTTTGATAGTTTAGCTAAAGGGTGTGAGGATGGCTTCAAGAAAGCAAATGAGCAAGGTGAAAATTTTTTAGGTAACCCTGATTTGTGTACTGAAAGCAACATTGCGAAGTCAGAAGACAGAGAGAGTGGAGCCCAAGTCCTCGAGTCATTTGCAGGTACTACTACTAGTACTACCATTGCTAAAATTTTGGAAACAATGCCAATAGATGTCCCAGATCCTGATTTTCTTGATTTTGACAAGGATCGAACGGAAGGATCTTTTGGTGAAAATCAAGTATGGGCTTTGTATGACAATGATGATGGGATGCCGCGGTATTATGCGAAGATCCACAGTGTGGTTTCGCTAAATCCATTCGCGTTGCGAATCTCTTGGCTTAACTCAAACACCAATGGTGAACTGCCCCCCCTGAATTGGGTTGCTTCAGGCATTTCAAAAACTTGTGGGGAT
Coding sequences within it:
- the LOC112801735 gene encoding uncharacterized protein; the encoded protein is MECNKDEANRAKEIAERKFNAKDTLGAKKFALKAQNLFPDLEGIPQMLATLDVYISAERKINGEADWYGVLGVDPFADDDTVRKQYRKLALMLHPDKNKSVGADGAFKLISEAWSLLSDKSRRAAYDEKRKTKAGKVSSKFGGSSAATGANGSYNFAKTAPSSARTQKNTTKEHSSSSTHKPKGNTFWTVCHRCKMQYEYLRVYLNLKLLCPNCHEAFLAVETAPPPSSGIRPAASWDFSHQKNRQGPNKSKSHTGKNMAAPNVGAGKNHSNADFQWAPFSKTSGVSNVAQAASVVQQAYDKVKREREEAQAATKREEALRRKQHGSKKGYFNSGKRKRGGMEDVNGKEPVNRMGVGNGAVGAYARDFSPAELQDILMDKARKEISDKLREIRSNTFDSLAKGCEDGFKKANEQGENFLGNPDLCTESNIAKSEDRESGAQVLESFAGTTTSTTIAKILETMPIDVPDPDFLDFDKDRTEGSFGENQVWALYDNDDGMPRYYAKIHSVVSLNPFALRISWLNSNTNGELPPLNWVASGISKTCGDFRRGRHEICNNINFFSHKVRWRKGIHGAICIYPRKGDVWALYRSWSPEWNELTSDEVIRKFDMVEVLEDFNEECGVVVIPLLKVAGFRAVFRHHSDPKEIRIIQREEMYQFSHQVPSYFLTGQEAPNAPKGCRVLDPAAIPSEFLQVIQTVKEEDVVDNEDCIMTEAASNNAKEDNREKMITDASKPGGNDEDIPEMKTLKVDNEGNSIEVTASENMKEDNCEEMITDMSKVGEERDGNYEDTEEMETLKEDK